The proteins below come from a single Magallana gigas chromosome 10, xbMagGiga1.1, whole genome shotgun sequence genomic window:
- the LOC105323808 gene encoding four-domain proteases inhibitor, protein MKAFLVIFTIGVVSAQHGHHGGNYHPDSQTHIDTEIQNLDAHFGKHQCLDLLMVDCQHHVTNGDEMVCGSDGVTYPNHCKFVHAVCMYTDLTAAYTGQCTSTTMAMTTVGNAAGSTMPGSVATGGSGTTGTTPPPTTTLSPEQIAFQNVFCHNKDSINCPAVVTPLCGSDGVIYNSSCHVSKARCDNPNLQTVDGSKCGLTTPVSVAPVVG, encoded by the exons ATGAAGGCTTTCCTTGTCATTTTTACCATTGGAGTAGTCA GCGCTCAGCACGGCCATCATGGCGGGAACTACCACCCGGACTCCCAGACCCACATCGACACGGAAATCCAGAACCTGGACGCCCACTTCGGGAAACATCAGTGTCTGGACCTCCTAATGGTCGACTGTCAACATCACGTGACCAACGGAGACGAAATGGTCTGTGGGAGTGACGGAGTGACTTATCCCAACCA CTGTAAGTTTGTGCACGCCGTTTGTATGTACACCGATTTGACTGCCGCTTACACTGGACAGTGTACCTCCACAACCATGGCAATGACGACAGTAGGCAACGCTGCCGGAAGCACAATGCCCGGAAGTGTAGCAACTGGAGGTTCCGGAACCACTGGGACTACACCACCACCTACCACCACGCTAAGTCCGGAACAAATCGCCTTCCAGAACGTATTCTGTCATAACAAGGACTCCATAAACTGTCCCGCTGTCGTCACACCCCTCTGTGGCTCTGACGGAGTCATCTACAACAGCAG CTGTCACGTGTCCAAGGCCCGCTGTGACAACCCCAATCTTCAGACAGTGGACGGCAGCAAGTGTGGACTAACCACGCCTGTCTCTGTGGCCCCCGTTGTAGGATAG